From a region of the Mucilaginibacter auburnensis genome:
- a CDS encoding TolC family protein, producing the protein MLRILKSYKLYTTILLLAMAAGCKNYKAVTVKSDMALPERYIGPTSDSSALPSMPFKAFFSDPHLTALLDTAFKSNLDLQVTLQRVEMAAANFRYNKSLLLPWVNFNATAGADKFGAYTMNGVGNYDSNLSPNLNSKQIIPTNPTPDFFIGVRSSWEVDLWGKLKNQKKAALARYLATQSGVRLVSTELTAQIAANYYELLALDSEMRIIVKNIKLQEDALEIVQIQKQGGRATELAVQQFVAQLAYTKGLMYEVQQQITETENSLRLLTGSFDRKITRDTSIISLAEPRELEAGIPTQLLLNRPDIRQAELELVALNADIRSARAAFFPALTINAYGGYNAFKGALLFDPTSAVFGIVGGLTAPLLNRKRIKSDYEYKVAEARAALYDYQKTIIGGYQEVMNSLRGMDNFRNYYQLKENEVTALNNAVSVSRDLYLVGRATYLEVITAQKNVLDAELQLAVTKKNIFLSEVNLYRALGGGWR; encoded by the coding sequence ATGTTACGTATTCTAAAATCATATAAATTATATACCACCATCCTGCTGTTAGCCATGGCAGCAGGATGTAAAAACTATAAGGCAGTTACCGTTAAATCGGATATGGCTTTACCTGAGCGTTACATTGGCCCTACTTCGGATTCAAGCGCTTTACCGTCTATGCCATTTAAAGCTTTTTTCTCCGACCCACATCTTACTGCCCTACTGGATACTGCGTTTAAGTCAAACCTTGATCTGCAGGTAACTTTGCAAAGGGTTGAAATGGCGGCGGCTAACTTCAGGTATAATAAATCGTTATTGCTACCCTGGGTTAATTTTAACGCAACTGCGGGTGCAGATAAGTTTGGCGCGTACACTATGAATGGTGTAGGTAATTATGATAGTAACCTTTCGCCTAACTTAAACAGTAAACAAATTATTCCAACCAACCCTACGCCCGATTTTTTTATCGGTGTTAGAAGCTCATGGGAAGTTGACTTGTGGGGAAAGCTGAAAAATCAAAAAAAGGCAGCATTGGCCCGTTACCTGGCAACCCAAAGTGGTGTTAGATTGGTATCTACAGAACTGACCGCTCAAATCGCTGCTAACTACTACGAGTTGCTTGCATTGGATAGCGAAATGCGCATCATTGTGAAAAACATAAAACTACAGGAAGATGCCCTGGAAATTGTGCAGATACAAAAGCAAGGCGGCAGAGCAACCGAGCTTGCCGTTCAGCAATTTGTAGCGCAATTGGCTTATACCAAAGGCTTAATGTATGAAGTACAGCAGCAAATTACCGAAACCGAGAACTCATTGCGGTTGTTAACAGGCAGCTTTGACCGAAAAATAACGCGCGATACCTCGATTATATCATTAGCTGAACCACGCGAATTGGAAGCCGGTATACCTACACAACTATTACTCAACCGCCCGGATATACGCCAGGCAGAACTGGAACTGGTTGCGCTTAATGCTGATATCCGTTCGGCAAGAGCTGCGTTTTTCCCCGCATTAACCATCAATGCTTATGGCGGTTACAATGCTTTTAAAGGAGCGTTGTTATTTGACCCGACTTCGGCTGTTTTCGGTATTGTTGGCGGACTTACCGCCCCTTTGCTAAACAGAAAGCGAATAAAATCCGACTATGAATATAAAGTAGCCGAAGCCAGAGCAGCACTATACGATTATCAGAAAACCATTATAGGCGGCTATCAGGAAGTGATGAACAGTTTACGGGGAATGGACAATTTCCGCAACTATTATCAGCTAAAAGAAAACGAAGTTACGGCATTGAATAACGCGGTTAGCGTATCGCGGGACCTTTACTTGGTTGGCCGCGCTACCTATCTGGAAGTAATTACCGCCCAAAAAAATGTATTGGATGCCGAGTTGCAACTGGCTGTCACCAAAAAGAATATATTTTTAAGCGAGGTTAATTTGTACCGCGCATTAGGCGGCGGTTGGCGCTGA
- a CDS encoding efflux RND transporter permease subunit gives MFEMFIRRPVLSLVISLLIVLVGILALLQLPITQFPDIAPPTVTVTANYTGANAEVCAKAVATPLERSINGVPGMTYMSTVCTNDGLTIIEVNFAVGIDPDQAAVIVQGRVSKTLDELPEEVTKAGVQTEKEVNSMLMYLNIISEDDNLDEKFIYNFADINVLQELKRIDGVGYAEILGAKEYAMRVWLKPDRMSSYHVSTDDVIKAIRAQNVEAAPGKTGVSSDKSPQLLQYVLRYPGKFFEPEEYKNIVIRADATGAVLKLREIADVEFGSLNYGMVSKTDGRPSASIMIKQRPGSNAREVITNIKSRMAELKATQFPKGMGYNVNYDVSRFLDASIHEVLRTLVEAFLLVFVVVYLFLQDFRSTLISALAVPVALIGTLFCMQALGFSINLLTLFALVLAIGIVVDNAIVVVEAVHVKMTEEHLSPMDATIAAMKDISGAIVAITLVMSAVFVPVAFMSGPVGVFYRQFSLTLAFSIVISGINAVTLTPALCALMLKPHNPAAHKGALGRFFDKFNAGYDAVGNRYTSFTAKIAGRKGLTIGILAFFFVATWGVNAILPTGFIPTEDQGVIYVNVTTPPGATVERTENVLSAIYEQAKSLEAVESMSTLAGFSLVNNTAGASYGMGMINLKAWDDRKEHVNDIIALLEKKTKNISDATIQFLPPPTVQGFGNTSGFEFRILDKSGTGNLVKEAEVTNAFVEKLNATPQIVGTSSSFNATFPQYLVSIDQAVAAQKGITIDDAMSTLQTLMGSYYASNFIRFGQMYKVMVQASPEYRAKPEDLLHLTIKNDKGEMVPFSTFITLKRVLGPEQVTRFNMYTSAMVTGDADAGFSSGDAIKTIEEKASELPKGYVFQWSGMTREQILSGDQTLYVFLLCLIFVYLLLCAQYESFLLPLPVILSLPTGIFGAFFFLKILGLENNIYAQVALVMLIGLLGKNAILIIEFAVQRQKQGATVLQSAIEGASSRLRPILMTSFAFIAGLIPLCIATGAGAVGNRSIGTAAAGGMLFGTVFGLFIIPGLYVIFASMGKKKPQPAVMPIETTQPEHINHH, from the coding sequence ATGTTCGAAATGTTCATCAGGCGGCCGGTGTTGTCGCTTGTAATCTCCTTGTTAATTGTTTTAGTGGGCATACTGGCTTTATTACAGCTACCCATTACGCAATTTCCTGATATTGCTCCTCCTACTGTTACCGTTACGGCCAACTATACCGGTGCCAACGCCGAGGTGTGTGCCAAAGCAGTAGCCACCCCGTTGGAGCGTTCCATTAATGGTGTGCCGGGTATGACTTACATGTCAACCGTTTGTACCAATGATGGCTTAACTATTATTGAAGTAAACTTTGCCGTGGGAATTGACCCCGATCAGGCGGCTGTAATTGTGCAGGGGCGTGTTTCAAAAACCCTTGATGAGTTACCTGAGGAAGTAACAAAAGCAGGTGTTCAAACCGAAAAGGAAGTGAACAGTATGCTGATGTACCTCAACATTATAAGTGAGGACGACAACCTTGACGAAAAATTCATTTACAACTTTGCCGATATCAATGTTCTGCAGGAGCTTAAGCGTATTGACGGTGTTGGTTATGCCGAAATTTTAGGCGCTAAAGAATATGCCATGCGTGTTTGGTTAAAACCCGATCGCATGAGTTCTTATCATGTGTCGACCGATGATGTGATCAAAGCCATCAGGGCACAAAACGTGGAAGCGGCACCAGGTAAAACAGGTGTAAGTTCTGATAAATCGCCCCAACTTTTGCAATACGTATTACGCTACCCGGGTAAGTTTTTTGAACCGGAAGAATACAAAAATATTGTGATTAGGGCCGATGCTACCGGAGCTGTATTAAAGCTCCGCGAAATTGCTGATGTTGAGTTTGGCTCATTAAATTATGGCATGGTGTCTAAAACTGATGGCAGGCCATCCGCCTCTATCATGATCAAACAGCGTCCGGGTTCAAACGCGCGTGAGGTTATTACCAACATCAAAAGCCGCATGGCCGAACTTAAAGCAACGCAGTTCCCTAAGGGAATGGGATATAATGTTAATTATGATGTTTCCCGCTTTTTGGATGCCTCTATACATGAGGTATTGCGTACGCTGGTTGAAGCCTTTTTATTAGTGTTTGTTGTGGTTTATCTCTTCCTCCAGGATTTCCGTTCAACCTTAATATCAGCTTTAGCCGTACCTGTTGCGCTTATTGGAACATTGTTTTGTATGCAGGCATTGGGCTTCTCTATCAACCTGTTAACATTATTTGCGCTGGTACTGGCCATAGGTATTGTGGTGGATAACGCCATAGTTGTGGTAGAGGCCGTACACGTAAAAATGACTGAAGAACACCTGTCCCCCATGGATGCCACCATTGCTGCCATGAAAGATATTAGCGGTGCCATAGTTGCCATAACACTGGTTATGTCGGCAGTATTTGTTCCTGTGGCGTTCATGTCGGGACCGGTTGGTGTATTCTACCGCCAATTTTCATTAACACTGGCGTTCTCCATCGTAATATCAGGCATTAACGCTGTAACCTTAACACCGGCCCTTTGCGCCCTTATGCTAAAACCCCACAACCCTGCTGCGCATAAAGGAGCGTTGGGTCGGTTTTTTGACAAATTTAATGCCGGGTATGACGCTGTTGGTAATCGCTACACCAGCTTTACGGCTAAAATTGCAGGCCGTAAAGGTCTTACTATAGGTATATTAGCCTTTTTCTTTGTTGCAACCTGGGGCGTTAACGCAATACTTCCAACAGGCTTTATCCCTACAGAGGACCAGGGCGTTATCTATGTGAACGTTACTACGCCTCCTGGCGCTACGGTTGAACGTACCGAAAACGTACTTTCAGCCATCTATGAGCAGGCTAAATCATTAGAAGCGGTTGAATCCATGTCAACCTTGGCTGGTTTCAGTTTGGTAAACAATACCGCCGGTGCTTCTTATGGTATGGGTATGATCAACCTTAAAGCATGGGACGACCGCAAAGAGCACGTAAATGATATTATTGCCCTACTTGAAAAAAAGACCAAAAATATCTCAGACGCAACTATTCAATTCTTGCCTCCTCCTACTGTACAGGGTTTCGGTAACACCAGTGGTTTTGAATTCAGGATATTAGATAAAAGTGGTACAGGCAATTTGGTAAAAGAAGCCGAGGTGACCAACGCCTTTGTTGAAAAACTTAATGCTACTCCTCAAATTGTTGGAACATCAAGCAGCTTTAACGCTACATTCCCGCAGTACCTTGTGTCAATTGACCAGGCTGTGGCTGCACAAAAAGGCATTACCATTGACGATGCCATGTCTACTTTGCAAACGCTAATGGGTAGTTATTACGCCTCTAACTTTATTCGTTTCGGACAAATGTATAAAGTGATGGTGCAAGCCTCTCCTGAATACCGGGCCAAGCCGGAAGATCTGCTGCATTTAACCATTAAGAATGATAAAGGCGAAATGGTGCCATTCTCCACCTTTATCACGTTGAAACGAGTGTTAGGTCCGGAACAGGTTACCCGTTTTAACATGTACACATCTGCAATGGTTACGGGCGATGCAGATGCTGGGTTTAGTAGTGGTGACGCTATTAAGACCATCGAAGAAAAAGCGTCTGAGCTACCCAAAGGATATGTGTTCCAGTGGTCTGGTATGACGCGTGAGCAAATATTGTCAGGAGACCAAACCTTGTACGTATTCCTGCTATGTCTAATATTTGTATACCTGTTGTTATGCGCTCAGTACGAAAGCTTCCTATTGCCGCTTCCGGTTATACTTTCATTGCCTACAGGTATTTTCGGAGCATTCTTCTTCCTGAAGATACTTGGCCTCGAAAACAACATTTACGCGCAGGTGGCCTTAGTAATGCTGATTGGTTTATTAGGTAAAAACGCTATCCTTATTATTGAGTTTGCGGTACAACGCCAAAAGCAAGGCGCAACGGTGTTACAGTCAGCCATAGAAGGTGCCTCGTCTCGTTTGCGTCCAATCCTCATGACCTCCTTCGCGTTCATAGCCGGTTTGATACCGCTGTGTATAGCAACCGGAGCAGGTGCAGTTGGTAACCGTTCAATAGGAACCGCTGCCGCAGGGGGTATGTTATTCGGTACTGTATTCGGTTTATTCATTATTCCGGGCTTGTATGTAATATTTGCTTCTATGGGCAAAAAGAAACCTCAACCGGCAGTTATGCCTATAGAGACAACGCAACCCGAACATATTAACCATCATTAA
- a CDS encoding efflux RND transporter periplasmic adaptor subunit — MATKRSVYIWLLVIALPVYITGCTANSQDNEEPKQTIEQLPVITLTAKDTVLQTPYVADIQAVRNVEIRARVKGFLEKIYVDEGKPVTKGQLLFKISDEEYRVMLSKAKASLSSAIAAARSSEVEVERIKLLVDKKVISKSELELAYSKQNADKAAIEEARSAVQSAENHLAYTSIRAPFDGIVDRIPLKAGSLIDEGTLLTDVSDISEMYAYFSFPENEYLRYQRAERKKVSDPNVKLVLSDGSAYQHPGKIETIEGQIEQSTGSIDFRAKFPNPNKLLRHGATGKLYISNNVDSVLLVPQQSVFDVQDKSYVYVVDKNNMLHMQSIAPVTRLAHYYVVKDGGLKHGDKIVYEGTQNARDGMVIKPVDASAGKKLAMK, encoded by the coding sequence ATGGCAACTAAAAGATCTGTTTATATATGGCTGTTGGTTATTGCATTACCTGTTTATATAACAGGCTGTACAGCTAATAGTCAGGATAACGAAGAACCAAAACAAACTATTGAACAATTACCGGTAATAACCCTTACCGCAAAAGATACCGTTTTACAAACCCCTTATGTGGCCGATATACAGGCTGTTAGAAACGTAGAGATACGTGCCCGGGTAAAAGGCTTTCTTGAAAAAATTTATGTTGATGAAGGCAAACCTGTTACAAAAGGACAGCTTCTTTTTAAAATAAGCGACGAAGAGTATCGCGTTATGCTAAGCAAAGCAAAAGCCTCATTAAGTAGCGCTATTGCCGCCGCCCGTTCTTCGGAAGTTGAGGTAGAACGCATTAAGTTGTTAGTAGATAAAAAGGTTATCTCAAAATCAGAACTTGAACTGGCCTACTCTAAACAAAACGCAGACAAAGCCGCTATTGAAGAAGCGCGCTCTGCAGTACAGAGCGCGGAAAACCATTTGGCTTACACCAGCATACGCGCTCCGTTTGATGGCATAGTTGACCGCATTCCCCTTAAAGCAGGTAGTTTGATAGATGAGGGAACTTTACTGACGGATGTTTCTGACATTTCTGAGATGTATGCCTACTTCAGCTTTCCTGAAAATGAGTATTTAAGATATCAGCGTGCAGAAAGAAAAAAAGTGTCAGACCCTAACGTAAAGTTGGTCTTGTCTGATGGCAGCGCTTACCAGCATCCCGGAAAAATAGAGACCATTGAAGGCCAGATAGAGCAATCAACCGGCTCAATAGATTTCAGGGCAAAATTCCCCAACCCCAATAAACTGTTACGCCATGGCGCTACAGGTAAACTGTATATTTCTAACAACGTAGATTCTGTTTTACTGGTTCCTCAGCAATCGGTATTTGATGTACAGGATAAAAGCTACGTATACGTGGTAGATAAAAACAACATGTTACACATGCAAAGTATTGCGCCTGTAACCCGCCTTGCCCATTATTATGTGGTGAAAGATGGCGGTTTAAAACACGGTGACAAAATTGTGTATGAAGGCACTCAAAATGCGCGCGATGGCATGGTTATAAAACCTGTTGATGCTTCGGCAGGAAAAAAACTGGCTATGAAATAA
- the trpD gene encoding anthranilate phosphoribosyltransferase, whose protein sequence is MKQILNHLFENKSFTKEQAQEILTAISTGKYNSSQIAAFMTAYCMRNITVNELEGFRDAMLDLCLPVDLGGVEAIDLCGTGGDGKDTFNISTLASFVVAGAGYKVAKHGNYGVSSGCGSSNVMEYLGYSFTSDIDTLKRSIDTANICFLHAPLFHPAMKTVAPIRRELGVKTFFNMLGPMVNPAQPKNQLVGVYNLELARMYAYLYQRSDRSYTILNAIDGYDEVSLTCDFKTFSPEGEKIYSPEGIGFTRIDPIEIIGGSTVDESAEIFTTVLNGNGTEAQNNVVLVNAALAIKTIKKGNTFGDCFYEAEESLMQLKALKSFKTLLAN, encoded by the coding sequence ATGAAGCAAATATTAAATCACCTTTTTGAAAACAAGTCGTTTACAAAAGAGCAGGCGCAAGAAATTTTAACGGCTATTTCGACAGGCAAATACAACAGCTCGCAAATTGCAGCTTTCATGACTGCTTACTGCATGCGCAATATAACTGTAAATGAGTTAGAAGGCTTTAGGGATGCGATGCTTGACCTTTGTTTGCCTGTTGATTTGGGTGGTGTAGAAGCTATAGACCTTTGTGGAACCGGTGGTGACGGTAAGGATACATTTAATATTTCAACATTGGCATCATTTGTGGTTGCCGGTGCAGGCTACAAAGTAGCCAAACATGGTAATTATGGCGTGTCGTCAGGCTGCGGCTCATCAAATGTAATGGAGTATTTGGGATATAGCTTTACCAGCGATATTGATACTTTAAAAAGAAGCATTGATACCGCCAATATTTGCTTTTTGCATGCTCCGCTGTTTCACCCGGCAATGAAAACAGTGGCCCCCATAAGGCGCGAACTGGGTGTAAAAACTTTTTTTAATATGTTGGGGCCTATGGTTAATCCGGCGCAGCCAAAAAATCAGTTGGTTGGGGTTTATAATTTGGAGCTCGCGCGCATGTACGCTTACCTGTATCAGCGCTCCGACAGGAGCTATACCATATTAAACGCCATTGACGGTTATGATGAGGTATCATTAACCTGCGATTTTAAAACATTTTCTCCGGAAGGCGAGAAAATTTATTCGCCGGAGGGAATAGGCTTTACAAGAATCGACCCAATTGAGATAATAGGAGGCAGTACTGTTGATGAGTCTGCTGAGATCTTTACTACTGTGTTAAACGGCAACGGTACCGAAGCACAAAATAATGTTGTTTTGGTAAACGCGGCTTTGGCTATTAAAACAATAAAAAAGGGCAACACGTTTGGTGATTGTTTTTATGAAGCAGAAGAATCACTAATGCAACTCAAAGCCTTAAAGAGTTTTAAAACTTTGTTAGCGAACTAA
- a CDS encoding phosphoribosylanthranilate isomerase, whose amino-acid sequence MKIKVCGLRDADNIKAVAALAPDFIGLICYERSPRFVSNIDATGIDALPDTILKTGVFVNESAENIQLLIDDYGLDAIQLHGKESANFAAAFKNKVVVLKAFGVDAGFDFEQLKDYVGKVDFFLFDTKTAAHGGSGETFDWRMLNSYNLNVPFFLSGGLSIDNLDQIEKIKHPQFYGIDVNSRFETALGVKDIKKLEKAFAIIKKYTKNEIRS is encoded by the coding sequence ATGAAGATAAAGGTTTGTGGTTTACGCGATGCGGATAACATAAAAGCTGTTGCAGCTTTAGCGCCTGATTTTATCGGTTTAATTTGCTACGAGCGCTCGCCACGATTTGTTTCGAATATTGATGCTACCGGGATTGATGCTTTACCTGACACTATTTTAAAGACGGGCGTTTTTGTAAACGAAAGTGCGGAGAATATTCAGCTATTAATAGATGACTATGGTCTTGATGCTATACAGCTACATGGTAAGGAAAGTGCCAATTTTGCAGCAGCATTCAAAAACAAAGTTGTAGTTTTAAAGGCTTTTGGGGTTGACGCAGGTTTTGATTTTGAGCAACTGAAAGATTATGTCGGTAAGGTTGATTTTTTTCTGTTCGACACCAAAACAGCAGCGCATGGCGGCTCCGGAGAAACCTTTGATTGGCGCATGCTGAACAGCTATAATTTGAATGTTCCGTTTTTTTTAAGCGGAGGTTTGAGCATTGATAATCTTGACCAGATAGAAAAAATTAAACACCCGCAGTTTTACGGTATTGACGTGAACAGTCGCTTTGAAACCGCACTGGGAGTTAAAGACATAAAGAAATTGGAAAAGGCATTTGCCATTATAAAAAAATATACTAAAAATGAAATACGGAGTTAA
- the trpB gene encoding tryptophan synthase subunit beta, whose amino-acid sequence MKYGVNEQGYYGDFGGAYVPEMLYPNVEELRQQYLSILDDPAFRAEFDKLMKDYVGRPSPLYFAKRYSERYGANIFLKREDLNHTGSHKINNAIGQILLAKRLGKKRIIAETGAGQHGVATATVCALMGIECVVYMGEVDMARQAPNVSRMKMLGAKVVPATSGSKTLKDATNEALRDWIANPVDTHYIIGSVVGPYPYPEMVAKFQSIISYETKKQLLEHTGNELPQYVMACVGGGSNAMGMFYHFLDDEDVKLIAVEAAGKGVDSGHSAATTFLGKEGVLHGSRTILMQTDDGQVVEPYSISAGLDYPGIGPQHAHLYKIKRAQYASVTDDEALQAGLLCCQLEGIIPAIESAHALAQLEKMQFKANDNVVICLSGRGDKDLDTYIKHFGY is encoded by the coding sequence ATGAAATACGGAGTTAACGAGCAGGGCTACTATGGCGATTTCGGTGGTGCCTACGTTCCCGAGATGCTTTACCCCAATGTGGAGGAGTTACGTCAGCAATATTTAAGCATACTTGACGACCCCGCCTTCAGGGCTGAGTTTGATAAACTGATGAAAGACTACGTTGGCAGGCCATCGCCTCTGTATTTCGCAAAACGATATTCTGAGAGATATGGCGCTAACATCTTTCTTAAACGGGAGGACCTGAACCATACCGGTTCGCACAAAATAAATAATGCCATAGGGCAGATACTTTTGGCTAAGCGACTGGGCAAAAAGCGCATTATCGCAGAGACAGGCGCAGGTCAGCATGGTGTTGCAACGGCTACAGTTTGCGCTTTAATGGGTATAGAGTGCGTAGTTTACATGGGCGAGGTGGACATGGCCAGGCAGGCGCCAAACGTGTCGCGAATGAAGATGTTGGGCGCAAAAGTGGTTCCTGCAACTTCCGGCAGTAAAACTTTAAAAGACGCAACCAACGAAGCGTTGCGCGACTGGATAGCCAACCCGGTTGATACACATTACATCATCGGCTCGGTAGTTGGGCCTTATCCTTACCCTGAGATGGTTGCTAAGTTTCAATCAATAATATCTTATGAGACTAAAAAGCAACTGCTGGAGCATACAGGTAATGAACTACCGCAGTACGTAATGGCCTGTGTAGGTGGGGGCAGCAATGCTATGGGCATGTTCTATCATTTTTTAGATGACGAGGATGTTAAGTTAATAGCTGTCGAGGCCGCGGGAAAAGGCGTGGACAGCGGCCATTCGGCTGCTACTACATTTTTGGGCAAAGAGGGCGTTTTGCATGGCAGTCGTACTATTTTAATGCAGACAGACGATGGGCAGGTGGTAGAACCATATTCCATTTCGGCGGGATTAGACTATCCGGGTATTGGTCCTCAACATGCGCACCTCTATAAAATTAAGCGTGCGCAGTATGCCAGCGTTACTGATGACGAAGCACTGCAGGCGGGGTTACTGTGCTGCCAGTTAGAGGGCATTATCCCGGCCATTGAGTCGGCGCATGCTTTGGCACAGTTAGAGAAAATGCAATTTAAAGCCAACGATAACGTGGTGATCTGCCTGTCGGGTAGGGGAGACAAAGATCTGGATACTTATATTAAACACTTTGGATATTAG
- the trpA gene encoding tryptophan synthase subunit alpha: MNRLNQLFNEKNNNLLSIYYTAGYPTLNATLDIAEALEKAGADFLEVGFPYSDPVADGPTIQHSSQQALDNGMTLNLLFEQLADLRKRITIPILLMGYVNPIVQYGVERFCKKAAGVGVDGVIVPDLPMYEYESMYALFFKDNNLSNIFLVTPQTSPERIRKIDALSNSFIYLLSSSSITGGSLNVSANIEEYYQRVKDMQLNNPTIIGFGITDKASFSKACEYANGAIVGSKFVKLLGEENYLEKIPKFIQSIR; encoded by the coding sequence ATGAATCGCTTAAATCAACTCTTCAACGAGAAGAATAATAACCTTTTATCTATTTACTATACAGCTGGTTATCCCACTTTAAATGCTACGCTTGATATTGCGGAAGCGCTTGAAAAGGCCGGTGCAGATTTCCTGGAAGTTGGTTTCCCTTACTCAGATCCGGTAGCAGATGGCCCTACCATTCAACATAGTTCACAACAGGCGTTGGATAACGGCATGACCTTAAATCTGTTGTTTGAGCAATTGGCTGACCTGCGTAAGCGGATAACTATCCCAATTTTACTGATGGGTTATGTTAATCCTATTGTGCAGTATGGCGTTGAGCGTTTCTGTAAAAAAGCGGCCGGAGTTGGGGTTGACGGCGTTATTGTACCCGATCTGCCGATGTATGAGTATGAGAGTATGTACGCGCTTTTTTTTAAAGACAATAACCTCAGTAATATCTTCCTGGTAACTCCGCAAACATCGCCGGAGCGTATACGTAAGATAGACGCTTTAAGCAACAGCTTTATTTACCTGTTATCTTCCTCGTCTATCACAGGGGGAAGCCTTAATGTGTCGGCTAATATTGAGGAATACTATCAGCGTGTTAAGGATATGCAGTTAAATAACCCTACCATCATTGGCTTTGGTATTACAGATAAGGCTTCATTCAGCAAGGCTTGCGAGTATGCCAACGGCGCTATTGTAGGCAGTAAGTTTGTAAAATTGTTAGGGGAGGAGAACTATCTTGAAAAGATACCCAAATTTATACAAAGCATACGTTGA
- a CDS encoding DUF1456 family protein, which yields MSNNDVMKKLRVALKLTDDEIIKIMELVNFRVTKTELGAIFRSDDHPNFKPCGDQFLRNFLNGLIIHKRGPLPPALQKADKA from the coding sequence ATGAGTAATAACGATGTGATGAAGAAGCTTAGAGTTGCCTTGAAGCTTACCGACGACGAGATCATCAAAATAATGGAATTGGTGAACTTCCGGGTTACTAAAACAGAACTGGGAGCCATTTTCAGAAGCGATGATCACCCTAACTTTAAACCGTGCGGCGACCAGTTTTTAAGGAATTTTCTTAATGGATTGATCATCCACAAACGTGGTCCGCTGCCACCGGCGCTGCAAAAAGCAGATAAAGCTTAG
- a CDS encoding CAP domain-containing protein produces the protein MRSIILTLSALVLLACSTAKQDVPSGNKFKREFLERINKVRQKGCNCGGLYMRPVAPLVWNDHLEDAAINHAKDMSKKNYFSHDSKDGRKIVNRIEDAGYSRKGYKSYQVGENIAQGQRTIAEVTEGWFKSPGHCQNLMEPGFKEIGIAYYNTYWVQDFGGREEFSDEVKKLLKSGKARIIERN, from the coding sequence ATGAGATCTATCATTCTAACATTATCAGCCCTGGTGTTATTGGCATGTAGTACAGCTAAGCAGGATGTACCATCAGGCAATAAGTTTAAGCGTGAATTTTTAGAACGTATAAACAAAGTAAGGCAAAAAGGATGTAATTGCGGCGGACTATACATGCGCCCTGTTGCCCCACTGGTTTGGAACGACCATTTGGAAGATGCCGCTATAAACCACGCAAAAGACATGTCTAAAAAGAACTATTTTAGTCATGATAGCAAAGATGGTCGTAAAATAGTTAACCGCATTGAAGATGCCGGTTACAGCCGCAAGGGTTACAAAAGCTACCAGGTAGGTGAGAACATAGCACAGGGACAACGTACAATTGCCGAAGTAACAGAAGGCTGGTTCAAAAGCCCCGGTCATTGCCAAAACCTGATGGAGCCTGGTTTTAAAGAGATAGGCATTGCCTATTATAATACGTACTGGGTGCAGGATTTTGGCGGAAGGGAAGAATTCTCTGACGAAGTAAAAAAGCTGCTTAAAAGCGGAAAAGCCCGCATAATTGAGCGCAACTAA